The following coding sequences lie in one Saccopteryx bilineata isolate mSacBil1 chromosome 5, mSacBil1_pri_phased_curated, whole genome shotgun sequence genomic window:
- the LOC136306532 gene encoding LOW QUALITY PROTEIN: starch-binding domain-containing protein 1-like (The sequence of the model RefSeq protein was modified relative to this genomic sequence to represent the inferred CDS: inserted 2 bases in 1 codon; substituted 2 bases at 2 genomic stop codons) gives MQNPQTLKGSDSLNGDHSQNRRISKEDIAMGSNPSYGHREDFRETELKSSHIASWPSHSWSLGQLPGSSSSPTGWIELPMRKTAPQRPVDQGLMASLTGIFPNLARSASCEIWSPSSQVPPALCPLTEDADAIASSSAVSPPSAQIQCEPAWPGPPTLQGLMLCLHCPHLSVGVRVCGPVMEGVMLVVKARQGLTEFEHLQESDGCLVLEPRGPGNVQDTAWRQQSPGEDGDCDSSRQCVPFGWFPDTESLATSATAKKFPDPCSRVYLEASRNESHESHVGEWGFQKGQEIPAKAAPCFVKLPSNNLLMDRAKEVSFAHLVRQDSTDQEDWEMVSRHSSWGDTGLETXAPTLSPKQGMHNSRNTLAETRGQEIDVKTKRVGAITSXSQQVNARFQVHSIISTGVQFIAVTGDHDRLGRWKTYIPLQGCKDGFWSCSVCLPADTMVEWKFVVVESGAVTHXEECSNSFLEIGHEDKFIHKCWRIQ, from the exons ATGCAAAACCCTCAGACTCTTAAGGGATCTGACAGTTTAAATGGGGACCATTCACAGAATAGAAGAATATCCAAAGAAGACATTGCAATGGGCTCCAACCCCTCCTACGGGCACAGGGAAGACTTCAGAGAGACAGAGCTTAAAA GCTCGCACATCGCGTCCTGGCCTTCTCACAGCTGGTCCCTGGGCCAGCTCCCAGGGTCTTCAAGCTCCCCGACTGGCTGGATAGAACTGCCAATGAGAAAAACAGCTCCTCAGAGACCGGTGGACCAAGGGCTAATGGCCTCCCTGACAGGAATATTCCCAAACCTGGCCAGAAGTGCGTCTTGTGAGATCTGGAGTCCTAGTTCCCAGGTTCCACCAGCGCTGTGTCCCCTGACGGAGGATGCAGATGCCATTGCCAGCAG ctccgcagtttctccaccatctgcccaaatccaatgtgaacctgcctggcctgggcCACCGACATTACAGGGGTTAATGTTGTGTCTACATTGTCCCCACCTGAGTGTGGGTGTGAGAGTCTGTGGCCCTGTGATGGagggtgtaatgctggtggtcaaggccaggcagggtcTCACTGAATTCG AGCATCTTCAAGAAAGCGATGGATGTTTGGTTTTAGAGCCCAGAGGCCCTGGTAATGTACAGGATACAGCATGGAGACAACAGAGTCCTGGAGAAGATGGTGACTGTGACAGTTCAAGACAGTGTGTTCCTTTTGGATGGTTTCCAGACACAGAATCTCTAGCTACATCTGCAACTG ccaaaaagtttcccgacccctgctctagggtttATCTTGAAGCTTCAAGAAATGAAAGCCATGAATCTCATGTAGGAGAATGGGGATTCCAAAAGGGACAAGAGATACCTGCTAAAGCAGCTCCATGTTTTGTGAAGTTGCCTTCTAACAACCTGCTCATGGACAGAGCTAAAGAAGTGAGCTTTGCACATTTGGTCAGGCAGGACTCGACTGACCAGGAGGACTGGGAAATGGTGTCCAGGCACTCATCTTGGGGAGATACTGGTTTGGAGACTTGAGCTCCAACATTAAGCCCAAAACAGGGAATGCACAATAGCAGAAACACTCTTGCGGAAACCAGAGGTCAGGAAATAGATGTTAAAACAAAAAGGGTCGGCGCTATTACTTC GTCTCAGCAAGTTAATGCCAGGTTCCAGGTCCATTCTATCATAAGCACTGGTGTGCAATTCATTGCAGTAACTGGAGACCATGATAGGCTTGGGAGATGGAAGACTTACATTCCACTCCAGGGTTGCAAGGATGGGTTTTGGTCTTGTTCCGTCTGCCTGCCAGCAGATACCATGGTGGAATGGAAGTTTGTGGTGGTAGAGAGTGGAGCAGTTACTCACTAGGAAGAATGCAGCAATAGTTTCCTAGAAATCGGCCACGAGGATAAATTTATTCACAAGTGCTGGAGGATTCAATGA